The genomic segment AGGCGCTCGGCGCGGACGCCGAACCGGCCAGCGACGTCTACTCGCTGGCGGTCTGCGGGTTCGAGTGCCTCACCGGTTACCGGCCGTTCCTGTCGGAGAACGCCGTGACGGTCGCCATGATGCACATCCGCGACATCCCGCCGCCGCTGCCGCCGGACGTACCGCCCGGTCTGCGCGCGCTCATCGAAGCGACGCTGGTCAAGGACCCACGGCAGCGCTACAACAACGGCGGCGAGTTCGCCAACGCCGCCGCCGCGGTGCGTGCCGGGCGGCCACTGCCACCGCCGATCGGGCTCGCCTCCGCCTACGCGCAGGCCGCGGGACAGCAGATGCCGGTAAACTCGCACGCGCCGGTCGGTCCCGTATCGCACCCGGCACTGCAGCCGGTACCGCCGCCGGCGCTTCCACCTGGCCCGACGGCCGGCGTCGGGCCGATGGTCCCACCGCGGCGGCGCAGTCACACGGGGTTGTGGATCCTGCTGGCACTGGTGGTGGTCGCGGTGCTCGTGACGGCCGCGCTGGTGATCCCGAAGCTGCTCAGCGGCTCCGGGCGCGACACACCGTCGGGGAACGTCGAGACCAGCGAACCGGTGGGTGAACCGGGTTACGAGCCGACGGTGCAACGCCCGGCGAAGCCCAGCGAGGGGCCGCCGCACCACACGCCCCAACCGGGGCCGGGTCAGATCGAGGACGGAGACAACGCGACGGAGGGTTCCGTGCGTTCACCCGGAGACGACGGCTTGCCAGGGATGATGGACCCAACATGGATGGAACGGAACGGCACGCACCGATGAGCACACCCCGACTGCTCTCCAATCGTTACGAGCTCGGCGACACGCTCGGCTACGGCGGCATGTCCGAGGTCCACCATGGGCACGACGTGCGCCTCGGCCGCGAGGTCGCCATCAAGATCCTGCGCGCCGATCTGGCCAGGGATCCCCAGTTCCAGGAGCGGTTCCGGCGGGAGGCGCAGAACGCCGCCGCGCTGAACCACCCCGCCATCGTCGCGGTGTACGACACGGGTGAGACGCAGACCGAGTACGGTCCGCTCCCCTACATCGTGATGGAGTTCGTTTCCGGGCGCACGCTGCGCGACATCGTCAAGACCGAAGGTCCGATGACGCAGAAGCGCGCCATGGAGGTGATGGCCGACGTCTGCGCGGCGCTGGACTTCTCGCACCGGCACGGCATCGTGCACCGCGACGTGAAGCCCGCCAACGTGATGATCACCGCCAACGGCGCGGTCAAGGTGATGGACTTCGGGATCGCCCGCGCCATCCACGACGGCCAGGCCGCGATGACGCAGACCGCCGCGGTGATCGGCACGGCCCAGTACCTCTCGCCGGAGCAGGCGCGCGGGGAGTCGGTCGACGCCCGCAGTGACGTCTACGCCGCCGGTTGTGTGCTGTACGAACTGATCACCGGGGAGCCGCCGTTCACCGGTGACTCGCCGGTCGCGGTCGCCTACCAGCACGTGCGGGAGGACCCGAACCCGCCGTCGTCGGTGAACCCGGCGGTGTCGCCGGAACTGGACGCGGTGGTGCTCAAGGCGCTGGCCAAGGGCCCGGCGAACCGGTACCAGTCGGCCGCCGAGATGCGCTCGGACATGGTCCGCACGCTGTCCGGCCAGAACCCGCTCGCGCCGATGGTGATGTCGGAGGACGAGCGCACGCAGGTGATGAACAGCCGTCGCCCGCCGGCCGCCTACGACGACGGGTACGCCGGTGACGGTTACGACGCGGACGCCGAGGACAGGGCCAGACGCAGCAAGCGCAACAAGATCTTCGCCGCGCTCGCCGTGGTCGGCGTGCTGCTCGTGGCCGGGGTGATGTACTTCGCCGGCGTGTTCGACGAGAAGAAGGAACTCGTCGCGATCCCGCCGGTCCAGGGCCAGCAGGAAGCGACCGCGTTCGAGGCGCTGCGCGTGGCCGGCCTGCAGCCGGAGAAGGAACCGGTCATCTGCAAGGCGCCGCAGGCCGGTGCCACGTCGCCGTGCAACAGCGACCAGATCAACAAGGTCGTCGCGACCAACCCGCAGGTGGGTGTCGAGGTGGCCAAGGGCTCGGTGGTGAAGGTGCAGATCGGCACCGCGCCGCAGAAGGTCAAGGTGCCCGACCTGGTCGGCAAGGAGCAGGGCCCGGCGTCCGACGCCGCCAAGGAGGCCGGCTTCGAGATCGACACGAACATCGAAGAGGTCGAGACCAAGGACCCCAGCGAGTACGGCAAGGTCATCGAGCAGAACCCGCGCTCGGGTGTGGAAGCCGAGCAGGGCACCGCGATCAAGCTGACCGTGGGCAAGCGGCCGAACCAGGTGCTCGCGCAGAGCCAGGTCGGCAAGAAGTTCAGCGAGGCGAAGAAGGCCCTGGAGGAGCTGAACCTGAAGGTGACCCGCAAGGACGTCACCTCGGAGAAGCCGAAGGACGAGGTCGTCGCGCAGAACCCGGTCGGCGGCACGGTCGACGAAGGCACCCTGATCACGCTGGAGGTCTCGACCGGGGCCAAGGAGCAGCTCTCCATGCCGGACGTGCAGGGCGCGACCCTGGAGCAGGCGAAGAAGGCGCTCAAGGAAGCCGGCTGGAGCGGTCAGCTGGTGACCCTGGAGGACGAGGTGAACGACGACGACCTGGACGGCCGGGTCACCAACACCGACCCCTCCGGCGGCTCCACGATCACCAAGGACCAGACGATCACCCTGTTCGTCGGAAAACTGAACCGCCCAGGCGGCCCCTCCATCCCCGGCCTCCCCGGCGGTAGTTGACCCCCGGGCTGAATGCTAGGAGTGGGGCATTACTTGCATTGATTGCAAGTAATGCCCCACTCATAGCATTCGGCGCCTGAACAACGCGTACCCCGAAGCCACCGCGACTTCGGCGAGGAACACCACGGCGGAGACGACCGTGGTGGCTTTGGCCCCGACCGGTGCTCGGGTCATCGCCTGCGCCGCCGCTCCGGCGCCGACGCGGCGGCTTCCGGCACAGTCGCTTGCGGCACGGGCGCAGGGCGACCGGGCCTGGGCGGCTCAGCCACCGGAGTTCTCGGCCATCAGAGTTTCGGGCACAGGTGGCTTGGGGCTGGGCAGCTCGGTCGGCGGCTTGGGCACAGGCGGGGCCACGGTTCGCCGGAGGACGAGGGTGTGGCTGGCGGACATCTTCGGTTCGGGCGGCGAGCGCCGGGCGGCGCACCGAGCGGTCCGCGCGGCGCGTCGCCGAGTCAGGCGATGGCGGCTTTTTGCAGGGCGCGGGTGGCGGACTCGAGGTTTCGCACGGTGACGTCGGCGACCGGGTGGCCGGCGGTGGCCATCCAGTTGGCGAGCATGCGGTGGCCGCCTTCGGTGAGGACGGATTCGGGGTGGAACTGGACGCCTTCGAGCCGGAGGGAGCGGTGGCGCATGCCCATCACGATGCCCGATTCGGTCTTGCCGGTGACCTCGAACTCAGCCGAAATGGTGTCGGGCAGCACAGTCAGCGAGTGGTACCGGGTGGCGGTGAAGGGGCTGGGGAGGCCGGCCAGGACGCCGGCGCCCGAGTGGTCGACGCGGCTGGTCTTGCCGTGCAGCAGTTCCTCGGCGCGGTCGACCGTGGCGCCGAAGGCGACACCGAGGGCCTGGTGGCCGAGGCACACGCCGAGCATCGGCAGGTCCCGCGAAGCGCATTCGCGGACCACGTCGATGCTCTGACCAGCACGTTCGGGGGTACCCGGACCGGGAGAGACCAGGACGCCGTCGAACTCGCCGAGCTTGGTGGTGTCCACCACGTCGTTGCGCCAGACCGTGCAGTCGGCGCCGAGCTGGGCCAGGTACTGGACCAGGTTGTAGACAAAACTGTCATAGTTGTCGACGACGAGCACGCGCATGCCGTCAGCTTAGCGGCGGTCCGCATGGTGGACGGGTACGCCAGATCACAGTGAAAGTTAGGTTCGGCTCACCTTACCGTGGAAGCGTAGACCCATCTGCGACTCGAACGAGGTAGTGCATTGAGCCGTCCACTGCGTGTGGCGATCATCGGCGCCGGCCCGGCCGGCATCTACGCCGCCGACATCCTGGACAAGTCCGATACACCCACCCACATCGATCTCTTCGAGCGCATGCCGGCGCCGTTCGGGCTGATCCGCTACGGCGTGGCGCCCGACCACCCGCGCATCAAGGGCATCGTCACCGCCCTGCACAAGGTGCTCGACCGCCCGGGCATCCGGCTGATCGGCAACGTCGACTACGGCACCGACCTCAAGCTCGACGAGCTGCGCGAGTTCTACGACGCGGTCATCTTCTCCACCGGCGCCTCCGCCGACCGCCCGCTCGAGATCCCCGGCATCGACCTGCCGGGCAGCTACGGCGCCGCCGACTTCGTCTCCTGGTACGACGGCCACCCCGACGTGCCGCGCACCTGGCCGCTCGAGGCGACCAGCGTGGCCGTGCTCGGCGTCGGCAACGTGGCGCTGGACGTGGCGCGGGTGCTCGCCAAGACCGCGGACGAGCTGCTCAGCACCGAGATCCCGCCGAACGTCTACGAGGGCCTCAAGAGCAGCCCGGTCACGGATGTGCACGTGTTCGGCCGCCGCGGGCCCGCGCAGGCCAAGTTCACCCCGATGGAGCTGCGCGAGCTGGACCACTCGCCCAACGTCGAGGTGCTCGTCGACCCCGAGGACATCGAGTTCGACGAGGGTTCGATGGCCGCGATCCGCTCCTCCAAGCAGATCGACATGGTGGTCAAGACGCTGCAGGAGTGGGCGATCCGCGACTCCCGCAACCGGCCCAAGCGGCTGCACCTGCACTTCTTCCACTCGCCGGCCGAGGTGCTCGGCGACGGGCACG from the Amycolatopsis magusensis genome contains:
- a CDS encoding aminodeoxychorismate/anthranilate synthase component II → MRVLVVDNYDSFVYNLVQYLAQLGADCTVWRNDVVDTTKLGEFDGVLVSPGPGTPERAGQSIDVVRECASRDLPMLGVCLGHQALGVAFGATVDRAEELLHGKTSRVDHSGAGVLAGLPSPFTATRYHSLTVLPDTISAEFEVTGKTESGIVMGMRHRSLRLEGVQFHPESVLTEGGHRMLANWMATAGHPVADVTVRNLESATRALQKAAIA
- the pknB gene encoding Stk1 family PASTA domain-containing Ser/Thr kinase — protein: MSTPRLLSNRYELGDTLGYGGMSEVHHGHDVRLGREVAIKILRADLARDPQFQERFRREAQNAAALNHPAIVAVYDTGETQTEYGPLPYIVMEFVSGRTLRDIVKTEGPMTQKRAMEVMADVCAALDFSHRHGIVHRDVKPANVMITANGAVKVMDFGIARAIHDGQAAMTQTAAVIGTAQYLSPEQARGESVDARSDVYAAGCVLYELITGEPPFTGDSPVAVAYQHVREDPNPPSSVNPAVSPELDAVVLKALAKGPANRYQSAAEMRSDMVRTLSGQNPLAPMVMSEDERTQVMNSRRPPAAYDDGYAGDGYDADAEDRARRSKRNKIFAALAVVGVLLVAGVMYFAGVFDEKKELVAIPPVQGQQEATAFEALRVAGLQPEKEPVICKAPQAGATSPCNSDQINKVVATNPQVGVEVAKGSVVKVQIGTAPQKVKVPDLVGKEQGPASDAAKEAGFEIDTNIEEVETKDPSEYGKVIEQNPRSGVEAEQGTAIKLTVGKRPNQVLAQSQVGKKFSEAKKALEELNLKVTRKDVTSEKPKDEVVAQNPVGGTVDEGTLITLEVSTGAKEQLSMPDVQGATLEQAKKALKEAGWSGQLVTLEDEVNDDDLDGRVTNTDPSGGSTITKDQTITLFVGKLNRPGGPSIPGLPGGS
- a CDS encoding pyridine nucleotide-disulfide oxidoreductase, which codes for MGAGPAGIYAADILDKSDTPTHIDLFERMPAPFGLIRYGVAPDHPRIKGIVTALHKVLDRPGIRLIGNVDYGTDLKLDELREFYDAVIFSTGASADRPLEIPGIDLPGSYGAADFVSWYDGHPDVPRTWPLEATSVAVLGVGNVALDVARVLAKTADELLSTEIPPNVYEGLKSSPVTDVHVFGRRGPAQAKFTPMELRELDHSPNVEVLVDPEDIEFDEGSMAAIRSSKQIDMVVKTLQEWAIRDSRNRPKRLHLHFFHSPAEVLGDGHVTGLRTERTELTGDGNVRGTGVFHDWDVQAVYRAVGYLSSHLAEIPFDHLTGTVPNQAGRVLDIDENQVPGVYVTGWIKRGPVGLIGHTKGDAAETIASLLADADTLTGATRNEPDAIMDFLVDRGVPFTTWDGWGRLDAHERSLGEPQGRDRVKVVEREEMLRVSRG
- a CDS encoding serine/threonine-protein kinase, yielding MLSTGQLLAERYRLTSRIAVGGMGEVWQASDTRLDRTVAVKVLKAELSGDAEFLHRFRTEARTTASLNHAGIAAVHDYGETVADELSIAYLVMELVEGDPLAAILAKQGRLSPEFTLDLLEQAGRALQAAHERGLVHRDVKPGNILVTPTGQVKLTDFGIAKAADAAPVTRNGMVMGTAHYIAPEQALGADAEPASDVYSLAVCGFECLTGYRPFLSENAVTVAMMHIRDIPPPLPPDVPPGLRALIEATLVKDPRQRYNNGGEFANAAAAVRAGRPLPPPIGLASAYAQAAGQQMPVNSHAPVGPVSHPALQPVPPPALPPGPTAGVGPMVPPRRRSHTGLWILLALVVVAVLVTAALVIPKLLSGSGRDTPSGNVETSEPVGEPGYEPTVQRPAKPSEGPPHHTPQPGPGQIEDGDNATEGSVRSPGDDGLPGMMDPTWMERNGTHR